TTAATAAGGGATATAGCGGAGATAAAGGCTACCCTTAAAACTTTCATGGAACAGACGGACAAGAGATTTCAGGACCTTAACCAAAGAATAAACGAACTCAGAGAAGACATGAACAAAAGGTTTGAGCAGGTAGACAAGAGGTTTGAACAGGTAGACAAAAGATTTGAGCAGATAAACAATGAACTGAACCGGCTCATACAGATAATGGTGGGGATATTCGCGGGACAGATAGCTTTAGTGGCAGCGGTTATAGGTTTTGCATGGTGGGACAGGAGAACGATTATAAGGAAGTCTAAGGAAGAAACCTTTGAAGAGATGGAAAAGGAATTAAGACCTGAAAAGTTCAAGAAACTCCTCAACGCCCTCAGAGAAAAGGCAAAAACCGATAAAGAACTGGAAGCGATACTTAAAAAATACGGTTTGTTGTAAGTTTTTAATAATATGAAACTCCTTGATACTACCGTACTCCTGGACTTCCTCTCGGGGGAAGAAGAGAAAGTGGAAACAATAGAGCAATTTTTTGAAGAGCTTTCCCAAAAAGGTGAAAAATTGTTCGTTCCCGAAGAGGTCATAATAGAACTCGTTTACTTTCTGGAGCACGGATACAAATGGGAGAGGGAGGACATTTACGAAGTAGTTGAGACTATCTTAAACGACGAGCTCTTTAACGTAGAACTAAAACCCTTTATAAGGGAGGCTATCAAGCTTTACTCAAAGAGACAGGGGACTTTCTTGGATTGTCTAAAGAGCGTAAAGGCTAAAAAGATGGGAATTAAGGAAGTGGTTTCCTTCGGGAGGAGGTTTAAAAAGCTCGGCTTCAAAACTGTAAACCCTTACGAGGAGAGTTAAAATTATTACTTCCATGGAACTCATCTTTGAAAAATCCAAAAAGGGAAGGAAAGGTTATAAACTTCCAGAGCTGGACGTTGAAGAGGTAAATATAAAAGAATACCTTCCGGAAGAGTACTTAAGGGAAGAGCTTGACTTTCCAGAGGTTTCGGAGCTCGACGTTGTCCGCCATTACACTAACCTATCACACCTGAACTACGCCGTTGACACGACTATGGTTCCTCTCGGCTCCTGCACTATGAAGTACAACCCGAGAATAAACGAGGAACTCGTAAATAAAAAGGAATTCTTAAACGTCCACCCGTTAACCCCAGAGGAGTACATACAGCCCCTTTTAAAGCTCGTGTACGAGTTAAAGGAACTTTTAAAGGAACTTGGAGGTTTTGCAGAAGTTTCCCTCCAGCCTGCAGCGGGAGCACACGGTGAACTCCTCGGACTTCTGCTCATTCACGCATACCATCAGGATAGGGGAAATAAAGAGAAGAAAGTGGTTTTAATCCCCGACTCCGCTCACGGAACCAACCCAGCGAGTGCTGCTATATGCGGATTTGATATAAAGGTAGTAAAGAGCGACAAGAAGGGAGAACTTGATTTCGAAGACTTTATAAAGAAACTGGATGAGAGAGTTGCCGCTTTAATGATAACGAACCCGAATACTTTGGGGATTTTCGAGAGGAAAATAAAAGAGATAGCTGAGGAGCTTCACAAAAGGGACGCTCTCCTTTACATGGACGGGGCAAACTTCAATGCCTTGGTTGGTAGGTTCAAACCAGGAGAGTGGGGAGTTGACGTTATGCACTTTAACCTTCACAAAACCTTCTCAACACCCCACGGAGGGGGAGGACCCGGAGCAGGACCCGTGGGCGTATCGGAGAGGTTAAAACCCTACCTCCCCGTTCCACAGATTGAGTACGACGGGAAAAAATACTACCTTAACTGGAATATAGAAAAGAGCGTAGGGAAGATCCTCGCCTTTCACGGACACTTCCTCGTCTGGCTGAAAGCCCTCGCTTACATACTCACCTACGGAAAAGACATAAAGAAAGTTTCCGAGTACGCAGTCCTGAATGCGAGGTATTTAAAGCACCTGCTTAAAGGCGTGTTTAAGGACCCTTACCCTGAATCTCCCTGCATGCACGAGTTTGTTCTCTCGGCTACTAACCTTACAAAGTACGGCGTCAGGGCTTCCGACGTTGCAAAGAGAATACTAGACTACGGCTTTTACGCTCCCACCATGTACTTCCCCTTAATAGTCAGAGAAGCCTTAATGATAGAACCCACGGAAACGGAAAATCCCGACACTTTGAAAAAGTTCGCCCTAATTTTAAGGAAAATCGTTAAGGAAGCCAAGGAAAAGCCCGAAATTCTTAAGAAAGCTCCCCACAGGACACCCGTGAGGAGGATAAAGGAGGCAGAAGCCAACAGGAACTTAATCTTGAAGTTTAAAGATATAAAGGAATAGAATTTAAATTTCTCGGAGGTAAAGACCTTGTACAAGGTACTGATTACTGACCCGATAGCTCCCGAAGGGATTGAACTGCTTCAAAAGGACCCGGAAGTTGAAGTTTACAACGAGCCAGACATTTCCTACGAGGAACTCCTTGAGATTATAAAGGACTTTGACGCAATAATTACGAGGAGCAGAACGCCCGTAACCAAGGAGCTTCTGGAAAGGGCGGAAAAATTGAAAGTCGTCGGAAGGGCGGGCGTAGGTGTTGACAACGTAGACATAGAGGAGGCGACAAAGAGGGGAATACTCGTCGTAAACACGCCCGGGGCAAACACGATAGGTGCAACGGAACTCACGATGATGCACATGCTCACGATAATGAGGAACGGACACAAGGCCCACGAGAGTATGCTCAACTACAAGTGGGACAGAAAGAAGTTCATGGGAGAAGAACTCTACGGAAGAATCCTTGGGATTATAGGGCTCGGAAACATAGGCTCTCAGGTTGCGATAAGGGCAAAGGCCTTCGGTATGAAGGTGATGGCCTACGACCCTTACATTCCCAGAGAAAAAGCGGAAAAACTGGGAGTAAAACTCGTGGACAACCTCCACGACATGTTAAGGGAAATAGACGTCCTCACCATTCACGCACCACTCACCCACGAAACAAAGAACATGATAGACGAGAAAGAGTTTGAAATAATGAAGGACGGCGTTTACATAGTCAACTGCGCGAGAGGAGGGATAATAAACGAGAAGGCTCTCATAAAGTACATGGAGAGCGGAAAGATAAAGGGAGTGGCTCTGGACGTTTACTCAAAGGAACCCCCACCTCCCGAATTTATAGACGAACTCAAGAGATTAGCGGACAAGGTTAACATATCCCTCAGTCCCCACATAGGTGCGAACACTTACGAGTCCCAGAGGAACGTTGCGGTAATCGTAGCACAGCAGGTTTTAAAGGCTTTAAAAGGTCAAACCGTGGAGTATGCAGTAAACGCACCCTTCCCCGACCTTTCGGTTCTCACACTCATAAAGCCCTACCTAGACCTTGCGGAAAAACTCGGGAAGTTCCTCGTTCAGTGGACGGAAGAGGGAATAAGGGAAGTTCACATAGAGGTAAGGGGAGACATAGCGGAATACTTCCAGCCCATATCCTCCGCGGTTTTAAAGGGCATACTGGAAGAAGTCGTGGACTTTCCCGTAAACATCATTAACGCCTTCTACGTTGCCAAGGACAGGGGAATAAAAGTTGAAGAACTCTCCTCTGAAGAAACTCCCGACTTCAAGCACTACATAAAAGTAGTGGTAAAGGCTGACGGAAAAGAAAAGGTTGTAGCGGGAACCGTCCTGGAGGGGCAAATCCCAAGGATAACCGAGATTGACAGATACAAGGTAGACATAGAACCCGAAGGAATACTTCTCGTTTTTGAAAATAAAGACGTTCCGGGAGTTATAGGAAAGATAGGCTCAATACTCGGAGAGGCTAACATAAACATAGCGGGCTTCAGACTCGGCAGGGAAAAGAAAGGCGGTATAGCCATAGGAATTCTCAACTTAGACGAACCAGCTTCGGAGGAAGTTCTCAGCAGAATAAAAGAAATACCCGAAATACTCTTCGTCAAACACATCGTCCTTTGAGCTTCCTCCCTTATAATTTTGCTTATGCTCGAAAGGGAAAAGCTCGCACGCCTCATAAAAAAACGCTCCCTGAAAGTAGCGGATGAACCCGTGTTTAAACTCTCCTCGGGAAAACTCAGCAGGTACTACGTGGATTTAAAACAGATAACCTTTGATCCCGAAGGGGATTACTTAATCGGAAAAGCTATGTACGAACTCGTCAAAGAATTCAACCCTGACGCCTGCGGTGGACTCACTCTCGGTGCAGACCCCATAGCCTACGCAATTGCCTTCGTTTCCCTTATGGACTCAAACCCTATAAAACCTTTCGTGGTAAGAAAAGAACCCAAAGGTCACGGTATGAAGAGGCAGATAGAGGGTCTTTTAAATCCGGGAGAAAGGGTTGCCGTTCTGGAAGACGTGGTAACCACGGGCTCTTCAGCTCTAAAAGCTGTAAAGGCATGTAGAGAATACGGCCTTGAGGTTATAGGCGTTTTTGCGGTGGTTGACAGGGAAGAGGGAGGCAGGGAAAACATAGAAAAGGAGGGAATACCCCTTTACTCCCTCTTTAAACTCTCGGAACTCCTTTAGATGTAGACCTCTTCCCTCTTTGCGACTTCCACTATTTTGTCGAGGAGTTTTCCAAGTCCCCAGCGTTTTTCTGCGGAAATCAGTACCGCATCCCCTTCAATAAACGCAGGGTGAGGCAGGTGGTTCATTTCGTTTTCCGTTTCCACGAGCTTGTCCGCTTTGTTGAGGGCGTATATTATGGGCTTTTCCTCCGCTCCGAGTTCCTTTAAAACCTCGTTTACAGTGCTCACGTAATCGAGCCAGCCCTCGTCCGATACGTCCACAACGTGGAGTATTATGTCCGCTTCCTGAACTTCCTCCAAGGTAGCTTTGAAGCTCTCTATGAGCTCGGGAGGCAGTTTCCTTATAAAACCTACCGTATCCGTAAAGAGAAGCTTAAAGTCCGGGTATATAACCCTCGCGGAGGTCTTTGTGTCAAGCGTTGCGAAGAGCATGTTAGCCACGTAGGTGTCCTTCTTCGTGAGCGCGTTCATCAAGGTTGACTTTCCAGCGTTGGTGTAGCCCACTATCGCCACCCTTACTATCCTTTCACCCTTTTCGCTTCTCTCCCTTCTCTTTCTTTGCTCCCTTCTCCTCTTTTTTATCTCTTCAAGCTCCTTCTTTATCCTGTGGATACGTTTCTTTATGAGCCTTTTCCTAACTTCCGTTTCTTGCTCACCGGGTCCCCTCGTCCCAAGTCCACCCCCAAGTCTCGAGAGTGCCTTTCCCTTTCCGTGGAGTCTCGGGAGTTCGTGCATGAGCTTTGCGAGTTCCACCTGAAGTTTCGCCTCTTTCGTCTTAGCTCTCCTTGAGAATATCTCCAAAACTAAATCCGTCCTGTCGAGAACCTTTGCGTTTATGACTTTTTCAAGGTTTGATATCTGAGCGGGGGTGAGGAAGTCGTCAAACACAACTGTGTCCGCCTTAGTCCCCCTCACTATCTCCCTTATTTCCTGAGCCTTTCCCTGACCTATGTAATACTTCTGATCGGGGAAATTCCTCTTCTGGAGTATGTAACCGAGGGTCTTTCCGCCGACGGCCTCAACTAGACCCTTAAGTTCTTTAATGGATTCCTTAGAAAACTCCTTTGATATATCTCTTCCCCAGACTCCTACTAAAACCGCTCTCATTCAAGAATTAATTTAATTTTTACAAGAGTTTTATCAAGTTCATCCACCCTCTACTATGGTAGAAACCGCGTGCTTGTAAATCAGGTGAGGCTGTCCTTCAACTTCAAGGAGAATGGTGTACCTGTCGTGGTCGAGAACCTTTCCCACTATCCTGTTTCCCCTCGTTAGAAATACTGTAATGGTTGTTCCCTGTTGTTTGAACCTGTTTAACAGCTCGTCCTGTATGTTAACTTCCCTTTGTTCCATAGGATACATAACTCAAACCTCCTGAAGATTTAAGAATAAATTATAACTTCCGTTGAAGCAAAGTTTTAAGGAATTTAAATTAAGTTTATGCTACGCCTCTGGGAGGAGCTCAACAGAGTAGAAAACCTTTTCCTGGAACTTTTAGACGACCCAAAGAAAAAGGACGTACTCCTCTACCTCATATGCTACTGCCAGCTCGTGAGGAGAGACGGAGAGTACGAGGTTGAACTTCCAAAGCTCATAAATTGTGCAGAAAAACCTTACAAGTACATATCGGGAAACTGGCAGGACGTTTTACTTGAGCTCGGAGTCCTTTACCTTAAGGATAAAAAGGGGAAGGTCTACACGGGGAAAGAGATACTCCTTGTGAAAAATCCAGAGGGCTTTAAGGTGGGAATACTTCCCGATTACAGGGAAGACTTTTACAAATTCTACACAAAACTCTTGAAGTACTGGTCAGTTCTCAACTCTAGGAGAACACTCGGAAGCAATACTACACCTGACTACTACACGCCCCTTCTCGTGCACACCTTTAACGAGAAGCTCTTTAAAGAGGCACAGTACTTTTCTGAAATACTCGCTATGAGGTTTCCCAAGGAGAAGAACTTATTCCTCTCGGTTAAATTAGTTTCAGAGTTTTACAGGGAGTACGCAAAAACGGGAAGGGTTAAAGCGGACAACTTAAACGATGCCATTAATTTCCTCTCCGATACACCCGACGTTTTTTACTCCGTAAACGTTAAGAAGTTCAAAAAAGATATCAAAAAGTTCTTAGAAAACTTAAACAAGGGTGAGTTTTACTACATCACGATAGAATTTGCATCAGAGAACAGAGGGAAAAAGAGGAGTATTTTATCTAAGCTCTGGAACTTTATAAAATCCTTAGGAGGTAAGAGATGGAATTCTCGCAGCTCAGGAATGGATTACTACTCTTTCATAGAACACTTGTTGAAAAAGCACAGAAGGCAAATGATGAGGAGCTTAGAGAGCTCTACACCCAGGCTGCAAGGTACTTAACGGAAGTTCTAAAAAACCTGGAGGAGTTTGACAAGACCATGAAGAAGATTAAGGAACTGGAGAGTAAAAACTTAAACCCCAATTGATTAAGGAGTTTTCAGATCCCCTTTACGGTTTCGTAAGAGTAGGGGAGGCGGGTTTAAGGCTCATAGATTCCTTTCCTTTTCAGAGGCTCAGGTACGTAAAACAGCTCGGACTCGCTTACTTAGTATTTCCATCCGCCCAGCACACCCGTTTTGAGCACTCACTCGGGGTTTACCACATAACGGAGAGGATATGCGAAAGCCTGAAAGTAAAGGAAAAGGAACTCGTTAAACTCGCAGGACTCCTTCACGATCTCGGACATCCACCCTTTTCCCACACCACGGAAGTGCTACTTCCTCGGGAAAGAAGCCACGAGGACTTTACGGAAAGGGTAATAAAAGAAACGGAGATTTACGAAATATTGAAGCAGGACTACTCCCACGAAGATATAGAAAGACTCGTGAGGATTACCCTTGGGAAACCTGAGGACGAGGAAGAAAAACTCCTCAGCGAGATAATCACCGGGGAGTTCGGCTCCGACAGGATGGACTACCTCAGGAGGGACGCCTACTTTTGCGGGGTATCTTACGGCTTTTTTGATTACGACAGACTAATAAGCACTCTCAGAGTCTATGAGAACAAAGTAGTGGTAGATGAAAGTGGACTGAGAGCCTTAGAGAACTTCCTTATCTCCCGTTACTTTATGTATGTTCAGGTTTACTTCCACAAGGTCGTGAGGATACTTAGCATACACCTCGTTGAGTTCCTGAAGAAGCTCATCTCCCAGGAGGACTTTACGGATATAAACAACTTTCTAAGGTTAAACGACGCTTTTGTAATATCCGAACTCTTCAAAAGGAAAGCATTCAGAGAGGATTTTGAGAGGATATTCCAGAGGAAGCACTTCAAAACGCTCCTTTCCACGGAGAATTACGAGAAATTCTCAGAAACGAAGGAAAGACTTTTAGAAAAATTCCCGCAGGAAAAAGTGAGATTTGACGAGGTGGAGAAAGAAGTTTACGGGGGGAATATATACGTTCTCAGTTCAGAAGGACTAAAGAAAGCTCACGAACTCTCCCCGCTCATTGCTTCCCTCAAACCCATAAAACTTTATAGAATTTACGTAGACAGGCAGTTATGGGAGAAAGCCCGTTCAGAATTAAAACTCTCTTGACGTTCTTTTCCTACACAGCTGTTCTCTTGGGAGGGATTTCCCTCTACGGTGTAGCAGAGGATTTTGTTTACATATTCTTCATCCTCTCCTTTTTCCTCGGACTCGGCGTCGATCTGAAAGGTTTTCCGAAATTATCAAGACTTTTGTTAAATGCTCTAGGCATTCTCGGAACGTTTTTCTTTTTGAGTTTTATATCTCTCGAAAATCTAATCACGCCTGTGGCAAACGCTCTTCTCTTTTTAACTGGAATAAAGCTACTGGAAGAAAAAAAGGCGAGGGATTACTACCAGATTACACTTCTAGCTTTCCTGAGCTCGGCGGTGTCCACTGCGGTAAATCCCGATCCACAGTACTTCTTAATATTCTCACTGGGAAGTGCTTCTCGGAGTTATCCTCTTAATCCTCATAAACTTTTACAGGGCTCTGGGAGACAGACCCCTTGACAAGGAGTTTATCAAACACCTAACCTTTATTTCTCTCGGTTTTACATTATCGACTTTTGTATTCTCGTGGTTCTTCTTCGTAATACTTCCCCGCGCTAATCAGCCACTCTTTGACCTCTTTTCACAGAAAAAGGCCGGGCTAATAAGCGGTATATCCGAAGAAGTTGAACTGGGAAAAGTAGGAGAGATACAGCTAGACAGAACTGTAGTTTTGAGGGTCTTCGGATTAGAGTTTAAAGAAAAACCCTACTGGAGGGTCTCGGTTCTAGACACATTTACGGGAGAAAAGTGGGTAAAAAGGGTAAAAATCAAAGAGAGTGAACTTACCTTTCCGAGGGGAAAAAAATACACGATAATTCTGGAGCCAACATACGAGAATTACCTGCCCTTACTCGACTATCCCGTAAAAATCCAGAAAGTGGAGGGAACAAATGAAAAACCAGTCAGGTTCAAAGGAGGCTTTTACGAATTTCAAAAACCAGTAACAAAACCCCTCAGGATAACAGCCTACTACAAGGAAGAACCGCCGGGTGATAAGCCCTTGCCCATTTACACCCACCTCCCTCCCGACATTCCCGAAAGCGTAAGGGATCTCGCAAAGAGATTGCAAAGGGGAGCAAAAAGTAACGAAGAAAAGATAGAGAGGGTAAAGGAGTTTTTCAAAAACAACGGATTTAAGTACACCTTAAAACTCGAACACGCGGGCGGAAATCCCCTTGAGGAATTTCTCTTTAAAACGAAAAGGGGAAACTGCGAGTACTTTGCCTCTGCAACTGCGGTACTCCTCAGGTTGATGGACGTTCCTACAAGGCTTGTGAGCGGGTTCTACGGAGCTATGAAGAACGAATACGGGAACTACTACATAGTCATCAACGCCATGGCACACGTGTGGGTTGAAGCATACGACGGAAAAAAGTGGGTAAGGGTAGATACTACACCCCCTTACGTTCCAGAGGGAGTAAGGGAAGTTTCAAAATTAGCACTCTTTTACGATGCCCTCATTACCTTCTGGTACAACAACGTCGTGAATTTCAACACACAAAAGCAGAGAAAGGTGTTTACAGATACAGTAAAAACCGTTAAGGAAATTTTAAACGAGATAAAGGAAAATCCCATAATATTGTTCGTTCCAGTAATCGCTTACATACTCTTCTCCCTTGTCAAGAGTTTCAGAAAAACGCCTGAAAACCTGTACAGAAGGTTACTTCAAAGACTGAAAAAGTACGGCATTCATGCTAAACTGCCCGAAGAAGTGCTGGAAAAAACGAAGGGTATGGAGATATATCCTTACGTTAAGTTTGTAGTGAGAACTTACCAGAGGTGGAAGTACTCAAAGGTGAAGGACAAGGAAGAACTCAGGGAAGCTTATAGGGTTCTTAAGAAAATTTAATAATCTGAATATAAAAGAATACTAAAATTCTGGTAAATTAATAAGAAGGATGATAAGAGAAGAGCTTTTGAGCGAGGAAAAGCTCGAAGAGCTGGCGGAATTTTTTAAGGCACTTTCCCACCCCGTCAGGTTAAAGATTATAGGAATACTCATTGAGGGAAAGCAGTGCGTTAAAAACCTGGGAGAACTATTAAACCTTTCCCAGCCCAGCGTTTCTCAGCACCTCTCGATACTCAAGGCACGGGGCATAGTAGGTTGGAAGAGAGAAGGCTCGATTATATGCTACTATATTAAAGACGACAGGGTTAAGAAAATCTACGAATTAATTGTAAAGGAGGAAGAACATGGCAGGTAGAGTAATTGAACTTAACGAACAAAATTGGGAACAAGAAGTTCTCCAGTCCGATAAACCTGTTCTCGTTGACTTTTGGGCACCATGGTGCGGACCATGCAGGATAATAGCTCCCATAATTGAAGAAATTGCGGAAGAACTGGGAGACAAAGTAAAGGTAGGAAAGCTCAACACCGACGAAAATCCCAACATAGCAATGAGGTACGGCATCAGGGCTATACCCACGATAATCCTCTTCAAAAATGGGGAGGTGGTGGATACAAGAATAGGTGTCCAACCAAAAGAACGATTAAACAAATGGTTCTTGAGCACGTTTA
The genomic region above belongs to Aquifex aeolicus VF5 and contains:
- a CDS encoding PIN domain-containing protein, with protein sequence MKLLDTTVLLDFLSGEEEKVETIEQFFEELSQKGEKLFVPEEVIIELVYFLEHGYKWEREDIYEVVETILNDELFNVELKPFIREAIKLYSKRQGTFLDCLKSVKAKKMGIKEVVSFGRRFKKLGFKTVNPYEES
- the gcvPB gene encoding aminomethyl-transferring glycine dehydrogenase subunit GcvPB; this encodes MELIFEKSKKGRKGYKLPELDVEEVNIKEYLPEEYLREELDFPEVSELDVVRHYTNLSHLNYAVDTTMVPLGSCTMKYNPRINEELVNKKEFLNVHPLTPEEYIQPLLKLVYELKELLKELGGFAEVSLQPAAGAHGELLGLLLIHAYHQDRGNKEKKVVLIPDSAHGTNPASAAICGFDIKVVKSDKKGELDFEDFIKKLDERVAALMITNPNTLGIFERKIKEIAEELHKRDALLYMDGANFNALVGRFKPGEWGVDVMHFNLHKTFSTPHGGGGPGAGPVGVSERLKPYLPVPQIEYDGKKYYLNWNIEKSVGKILAFHGHFLVWLKALAYILTYGKDIKKVSEYAVLNARYLKHLLKGVFKDPYPESPCMHEFVLSATNLTKYGVRASDVAKRILDYGFYAPTMYFPLIVREALMIEPTETENPDTLKKFALILRKIVKEAKEKPEILKKAPHRTPVRRIKEAEANRNLILKFKDIKE
- the serA gene encoding phosphoglycerate dehydrogenase, whose amino-acid sequence is MYKVLITDPIAPEGIELLQKDPEVEVYNEPDISYEELLEIIKDFDAIITRSRTPVTKELLERAEKLKVVGRAGVGVDNVDIEEATKRGILVVNTPGANTIGATELTMMHMLTIMRNGHKAHESMLNYKWDRKKFMGEELYGRILGIIGLGNIGSQVAIRAKAFGMKVMAYDPYIPREKAEKLGVKLVDNLHDMLREIDVLTIHAPLTHETKNMIDEKEFEIMKDGVYIVNCARGGIINEKALIKYMESGKIKGVALDVYSKEPPPPEFIDELKRLADKVNISLSPHIGANTYESQRNVAVIVAQQVLKALKGQTVEYAVNAPFPDLSVLTLIKPYLDLAEKLGKFLVQWTEEGIREVHIEVRGDIAEYFQPISSAVLKGILEEVVDFPVNIINAFYVAKDRGIKVEELSSEETPDFKHYIKVVVKADGKEKVVAGTVLEGQIPRITEIDRYKVDIEPEGILLVFENKDVPGVIGKIGSILGEANINIAGFRLGREKKGGIAIGILNLDEPASEEVLSRIKEIPEILFVKHIVL
- the pyrE gene encoding orotate phosphoribosyltransferase, with translation MLEREKLARLIKKRSLKVADEPVFKLSSGKLSRYYVDLKQITFDPEGDYLIGKAMYELVKEFNPDACGGLTLGADPIAYAIAFVSLMDSNPIKPFVVRKEPKGHGMKRQIEGLLNPGERVAVLEDVVTTGSSALKAVKACREYGLEVIGVFAVVDREEGGRENIEKEGIPLYSLFKLSELL
- the hflX gene encoding GTPase HflX encodes the protein MRAVLVGVWGRDISKEFSKESIKELKGLVEAVGGKTLGYILQKRNFPDQKYYIGQGKAQEIREIVRGTKADTVVFDDFLTPAQISNLEKVINAKVLDRTDLVLEIFSRRAKTKEAKLQVELAKLMHELPRLHGKGKALSRLGGGLGTRGPGEQETEVRKRLIKKRIHRIKKELEEIKKRRREQRKRRERSEKGERIVRVAIVGYTNAGKSTLMNALTKKDTYVANMLFATLDTKTSARVIYPDFKLLFTDTVGFIRKLPPELIESFKATLEEVQEADIILHVVDVSDEGWLDYVSTVNEVLKELGAEEKPIIYALNKADKLVETENEMNHLPHPAFIEGDAVLISAEKRWGLGKLLDKIVEVAKREEVYI
- the hfq gene encoding RNA chaperone Hfq, whose protein sequence is MYPMEQREVNIQDELLNRFKQQGTTITVFLTRGNRIVGKVLDHDRYTILLEVEGQPHLIYKHAVSTIVEGG
- a CDS encoding HD domain-containing protein; amino-acid sequence: MIKEFSDPLYGFVRVGEAGLRLIDSFPFQRLRYVKQLGLAYLVFPSAQHTRFEHSLGVYHITERICESLKVKEKELVKLAGLLHDLGHPPFSHTTEVLLPRERSHEDFTERVIKETEIYEILKQDYSHEDIERLVRITLGKPEDEEEKLLSEIITGEFGSDRMDYLRRDAYFCGVSYGFFDYDRLISTLRVYENKVVVDESGLRALENFLISRYFMYVQVYFHKVVRILSIHLVEFLKKLISQEDFTDINNFLRLNDAFVISELFKRKAFREDFERIFQRKHFKTLLSTENYEKFSETKERLLEKFPQEKVRFDEVEKEVYGGNIYVLSSEGLKKAHELSPLIASLKPIKLYRIYVDRQLWEKARSELKLS
- a CDS encoding DUF3488 domain-containing protein, with the protein product MTFFSYTAVLLGGISLYGVAEDFVYIFFILSFFLGLGVDLKGFPKLSRLLLNALGILGTFFFLSFISLENLITPVANALLFLTGIKLLEEKKARDYYQITLLAFLSSAVSTAVNPDPQYFLIFSLGSASRSYPLNPHKLLQGSGRQTP
- a CDS encoding transglutaminaseTgpA domain-containing protein, producing the protein MLLGVILLILINFYRALGDRPLDKEFIKHLTFISLGFTLSTFVFSWFFFVILPRANQPLFDLFSQKKAGLISGISEEVELGKVGEIQLDRTVVLRVFGLEFKEKPYWRVSVLDTFTGEKWVKRVKIKESELTFPRGKKYTIILEPTYENYLPLLDYPVKIQKVEGTNEKPVRFKGGFYEFQKPVTKPLRITAYYKEEPPGDKPLPIYTHLPPDIPESVRDLAKRLQRGAKSNEEKIERVKEFFKNNGFKYTLKLEHAGGNPLEEFLFKTKRGNCEYFASATAVLLRLMDVPTRLVSGFYGAMKNEYGNYYIVINAMAHVWVEAYDGKKWVRVDTTPPYVPEGVREVSKLALFYDALITFWYNNVVNFNTQKQRKVFTDTVKTVKEILNEIKENPIILFVPVIAYILFSLVKSFRKTPENLYRRLLQRLKKYGIHAKLPEEVLEKTKGMEIYPYVKFVVRTYQRWKYSKVKDKEELREAYRVLKKI
- a CDS encoding ArsR/SmtB family transcription factor, yielding MIREELLSEEKLEELAEFFKALSHPVRLKIIGILIEGKQCVKNLGELLNLSQPSVSQHLSILKARGIVGWKREGSIICYYIKDDRVKKIYELIVKEEEHGR